One region of Roseovarius faecimaris genomic DNA includes:
- a CDS encoding NADPH-dependent 2,4-dienoyl-CoA reductase — protein sequence MGDYSHLLAPLDLGHVTLKNRVLMGSMHTGLEETKDWNRVAEFYAERARGGVGLMVTGGMAPNREGGVFPGAAGLFSDEDIANHRVVTDRVHDADGRIAMQILHAGRYAYGPKCLAPSPIKSPISPFPPKELDEDGIEKQIADIVTAAVRAREAGYDGVEVMGSEGYFINQFLVTHTNKREDRWGGSYENRMRLPIEIVRRTREAVGEDFIIIYRLSMIDLVPNGSTFDEVIQLAQEIEAAGASLINTGIGWHEARIPTIATSVPRAAFTWVTKKLMGQVGIPVITSNRINTPEVAEAVLAEGAADMVSMARPFLADAHFVAKAAAGRAETIAPCIACNQACLDHTFSGKLSSCLVNPRACSETELVIAPAAEPRRIAVVGAGPAGLSAAMTAAERGHEVTLFDRADEIGGQLNMARVIPGKEEFHGLVAWFETMVKELGVDVQLGREVSADDLGGYDEVIIATGVVPRDPGIPGQDGPNVLSYIDVLRGGAEVGARVAIVGAGGIGFDVAEFLVQDGESPTLHLEEWKEEWGIGDPARTRGGLAPEGPKPEAPARAITLLQRKAEAPGKRLGKTTGWIHRAALRMKGVKMMGGVNYERIEANGLMVSSGNARENPQLIEADTIVLCAGQLPERSLADALAEKGIACHVIGGADVAAELDAKRAINQGTRLAASL from the coding sequence ATGGGTGATTACAGCCATCTGCTCGCGCCGCTGGACCTGGGCCATGTGACGCTGAAGAACCGGGTCCTGATGGGGTCCATGCATACCGGGCTTGAAGAGACGAAGGATTGGAACCGTGTGGCGGAGTTCTATGCCGAGCGCGCGCGGGGCGGTGTCGGGCTGATGGTCACAGGCGGGATGGCGCCGAACCGGGAAGGCGGGGTATTTCCCGGTGCGGCGGGTCTGTTTTCGGACGAGGATATTGCAAATCACCGCGTGGTCACCGACCGGGTGCATGATGCAGACGGGCGCATTGCGATGCAGATCCTTCATGCCGGCCGCTACGCCTATGGGCCGAAATGCCTGGCCCCTAGCCCGATCAAGTCGCCGATTTCACCCTTTCCGCCGAAAGAGCTGGATGAGGACGGGATCGAGAAGCAGATCGCCGACATCGTCACCGCGGCGGTCAGGGCGCGCGAGGCGGGGTATGACGGCGTCGAGGTCATGGGCTCCGAGGGGTATTTCATCAATCAGTTCCTCGTGACCCATACCAACAAGCGGGAGGATCGTTGGGGCGGCTCCTACGAAAACCGGATGCGGTTGCCGATCGAGATCGTGCGCCGCACACGGGAAGCGGTGGGCGAAGACTTCATCATCATCTACCGGCTGTCGATGATCGATCTGGTGCCGAACGGGTCCACCTTCGATGAGGTGATCCAGCTGGCGCAGGAGATTGAGGCGGCGGGTGCAAGTCTTATCAATACCGGCATCGGCTGGCACGAGGCGCGCATTCCCACAATTGCGACCAGCGTTCCACGCGCGGCCTTCACCTGGGTCACCAAGAAGCTGATGGGGCAGGTGGGTATCCCGGTGATCACCTCAAACCGCATCAACACGCCCGAGGTGGCCGAGGCGGTGCTGGCCGAGGGGGCGGCGGATATGGTGAGCATGGCGCGTCCTTTCCTGGCCGATGCGCATTTCGTGGCCAAGGCGGCGGCGGGTCGGGCCGAGACGATCGCGCCCTGCATTGCCTGCAACCAGGCCTGCCTGGATCATACGTTCTCGGGCAAGCTGAGCTCGTGCCTGGTGAATCCGCGCGCCTGTTCCGAGACCGAGCTGGTGATTGCCCCTGCCGCAGAGCCCAGACGCATTGCCGTTGTGGGGGCGGGGCCTGCGGGCCTCTCGGCGGCGATGACGGCGGCGGAGCGGGGGCATGAGGTCACGCTCTTTGACCGCGCCGATGAGATCGGCGGACAGCTCAACATGGCGCGTGTGATCCCTGGCAAGGAGGAATTTCACGGGCTGGTCGCCTGGTTCGAGACCATGGTGAAAGAGCTGGGCGTGGATGTGCAGCTGGGCCGGGAGGTCAGCGCGGATGATCTTGGCGGCTATGACGAGGTGATCATTGCCACAGGAGTGGTGCCGCGCGATCCGGGCATTCCGGGGCAGGACGGCCCGAATGTGCTGAGCTATATCGACGTGCTGCGCGGCGGGGCCGAGGTTGGCGCGCGCGTGGCCATTGTCGGGGCAGGCGGGATTGGCTTCGACGTGGCGGAGTTTCTCGTGCAGGACGGGGAAAGCCCGACGCTGCATCTTGAGGAGTGGAAAGAGGAATGGGGCATTGGCGATCCTGCCCGGACACGCGGCGGGTTGGCGCCTGAAGGGCCAAAGCCGGAAGCCCCGGCACGGGCCATCACGCTTCTGCAGCGCAAGGCCGAGGCGCCGGGCAAGCGGCTGGGCAAGACAACCGGCTGGATTCACCGCGCGGCGCTGCGCATGAAAGGCGTGAAAATGATGGGTGGGGTCAACTATGAGCGGATCGAGGCAAACGGCCTCATGGTGTCGAGCGGTAACGCCCGCGAAAACCCGCAGTTGATCGAAGCGGATACGATTGTGCTTTGCGCCGGGCAATTGCCGGAGCGGAGCCTTGCGGATGCGCTGGCGGAAAAGGGCATTGCCTGTCATGTGATTGGCGGGGCGGATGTCGCCGCAGAGCTGGATGCAAAGCGCGCCATCAATCAGGGGACACGCCTGGCGGCCTCTCTGTAA
- a CDS encoding Lrp/AsnC family transcriptional regulator, with protein MDQINKNILQELGQNGRISNLELADKVGLSPSACLRRVQDLERRGVIRGYRVVLDKSALGAGFVAYAAVGLNSHTKASQEAFERAMAVAPEVVECHNITGTVEYLLRIEVADLAAYKSFHTDVIGTLPQVNSITSYVVMGSPKDERA; from the coding sequence ATGGATCAGATAAACAAAAATATATTGCAAGAACTTGGGCAAAACGGCCGGATCAGCAATCTGGAGCTTGCCGATAAGGTGGGCCTTTCCCCTTCGGCCTGTCTGCGCCGGGTGCAGGATCTGGAACGGCGCGGCGTTATCAGGGGCTATCGGGTTGTGCTGGATAAATCCGCGCTTGGCGCCGGGTTTGTGGCCTATGCGGCGGTCGGGCTGAATTCGCACACGAAAGCGAGCCAGGAAGCGTTCGAGCGGGCCATGGCCGTGGCTCCGGAAGTGGTGGAATGCCACAACATCACCGGAACGGTGGAGTATCTTCTGCGGATCGAGGTGGCGGATCTTGCCGCCTACAAGTCCTTTCATACGGATGTGATCGGAACCCTGCCGCAGGTCAATTCGATCACCTCTTATGTGGTCATGGGGTCGCCCAAGGATGAGCGGGCGTGA
- a CDS encoding LysE family translocator produces MTSDLFAALLTFAFVTVITPGPNNLMLMASGANFGFRRTLPHMAGIGLGMPIMVVLVGTGVMQLFDRFPMSYTILKVLSVAYLLWLAWKIAHAAPPKAGEATGTPLTFLQAAAFQWVNPKAWTMVLSAVTLYAASRDMPAVLWVAATYLGVSCISTTSWTLLGQQLSRFLKTPRMLRIFNTIMAGLLVATLIPVLWP; encoded by the coding sequence ATGACCAGTGATCTCTTCGCCGCCCTTCTCACCTTCGCCTTCGTCACCGTGATCACTCCGGGGCCGAACAACCTGATGCTCATGGCCTCCGGGGCCAATTTCGGCTTTCGCCGGACACTGCCGCACATGGCGGGCATCGGACTTGGTATGCCGATCATGGTGGTGTTGGTGGGCACGGGCGTCATGCAGCTCTTCGACCGCTTTCCGATGAGCTACACCATTCTGAAGGTGCTGAGTGTCGCCTATCTGCTCTGGCTGGCCTGGAAGATCGCACATGCCGCACCACCCAAGGCCGGTGAGGCCACGGGCACACCACTGACCTTCCTGCAAGCCGCCGCCTTCCAATGGGTCAATCCCAAGGCCTGGACGATGGTCCTGTCGGCTGTCACGCTCTATGCCGCCAGCCGCGACATGCCTGCCGTGCTCTGGGTCGCCGCCACCTATCTGGGTGTGTCCTGCATATCGACAACGAGCTGGACGCTGCTCGGCCAGCAACTCAGCCGCTTTCTCAAGACGCCGCGTATGTTGCGGATCTTCAATACGATCATGGCCGGTCTTCTGGTGGCGACACTGATCCCGGTGCTCTGGCCCTGA
- a CDS encoding NADPH-dependent FMN reductase, which yields MSAPKLLAISGSLRAGSYNRKLLAQAVDAFGEAEVMQADLNLPLYDGDLEDAEGIPEAVQVLADQVAAADAIVIASPEYNKGIPGVLKNALDWVSRVPGAVLADKPTVVISAAAGRTGGETAQFMVMHCLAQLQVRLIPGPQVLVAAAQNAFDDEGRLVEERNAKAVAGRMKKLRAEVT from the coding sequence ATGAGTGCTCCAAAACTCCTCGCCATCTCCGGCAGCCTGCGCGCCGGGTCGTACAACCGCAAACTTCTGGCGCAGGCGGTGGATGCTTTCGGTGAGGCCGAGGTTATGCAGGCCGATCTGAACCTGCCGCTCTATGACGGTGATCTGGAAGACGCCGAAGGTATACCGGAAGCGGTACAGGTTCTTGCCGATCAGGTTGCGGCGGCGGACGCCATCGTGATCGCGTCTCCCGAATATAACAAAGGTATTCCCGGCGTGCTCAAGAACGCGCTGGACTGGGTCAGCCGCGTGCCCGGGGCAGTGCTGGCGGACAAACCCACCGTTGTGATCTCGGCCGCGGCCGGGCGCACGGGTGGCGAAACCGCGCAATTCATGGTGATGCATTGCCTCGCGCAGTTGCAGGTGCGGCTGATCCCCGGCCCTCAGGTTCTGGTCGCGGCCGCGCAGAACGCCTTCGATGACGAAGGTCGGCTTGTCGAAGAGCGCAATGCCAAGGCGGTGGCGGGGCGGATGAAGAAACTGCGCGCCGAAGTGACCTGA
- a CDS encoding LysR family transcriptional regulator, with the protein MDRLTEMEAFATVVDQGGFTDAARKMGISKSAVSKHVSSLEARLGARLLNRTTRRVSPTEIGLAYYDRALRVLNDAGEADALVSSMQSDPSGLLRISVATDFGVNHLSPVLGEFLDEFPDITVNMVLNNRYVELISEGFDMAIRIGELEDSSLRARKLTETTKRMIASPNYLQKYGRPMKIDDLNDHKLLHYSSQANGSVWKLTAPSGEKRQVRTAGGLSVNDGQSLLNAAISGLGIAYLPSFLYADALEKGLVEDVIPDLPMETQGIYAVYPPGRFTQPKVRAFIDFLVRAFADKGPTDW; encoded by the coding sequence ATGGATCGCCTGACCGAAATGGAAGCTTTTGCCACTGTGGTGGATCAGGGCGGCTTTACGGATGCGGCCCGGAAGATGGGCATTTCCAAATCCGCCGTGTCAAAGCACGTCTCCTCGCTGGAGGCCCGCCTCGGCGCGCGCCTGCTCAATCGGACGACCCGTCGCGTAAGCCCGACAGAGATCGGCCTGGCCTATTATGACCGGGCCTTGCGGGTGCTGAATGACGCCGGGGAGGCGGATGCGCTGGTGTCGTCCATGCAATCGGATCCCTCGGGACTGCTGCGTATCTCAGTGGCCACGGATTTCGGGGTCAATCATCTCTCGCCGGTGCTTGGTGAATTTCTTGATGAATTCCCGGATATTACGGTCAATATGGTGCTGAACAACCGGTATGTGGAACTGATCAGCGAAGGCTTTGATATGGCCATTCGCATCGGGGAGCTGGAAGACAGTTCCTTGCGGGCGCGCAAACTGACCGAGACCACAAAGCGGATGATCGCCAGCCCGAATTACCTGCAGAAATACGGCCGCCCGATGAAGATCGACGATCTCAACGATCACAAGCTGCTGCATTACTCCAGCCAGGCGAATGGCTCGGTCTGGAAGCTTACCGCACCGTCGGGCGAGAAACGTCAGGTGCGCACTGCGGGCGGGTTGAGCGTGAATGACGGCCAGAGCCTGCTCAATGCGGCGATTTCGGGTCTGGGCATCGCCTATCTGCCCAGCTTTCTTTATGCCGATGCCCTGGAAAAGGGCCTTGTCGAGGACGTGATCCCTGATTTGCCGATGGAAACCCAGGGCATCTATGCGGTTTATCCTCCGGGCCGGTTCACACAGCCCAAGGTCCGGGCCTTCATCGACTTTCTGGTGCGTGCCTTCGCAGACAAGGGCCCGACCGACTGGTAA
- the amrS gene encoding AmmeMemoRadiSam system radical SAM enzyme: MRLSYARPARSKTHGSAMHPGKFAQMQEDGRLRCELCPRYCSLREGQRGMCFVRMRQNDGMVLDTYGRSTGFCIDPIEKKPLNHFHPGTPVLSFGTAGCNLACKFCQNHEISKSREVDSLAHEASPARIAEVARTQACTAVAFTYNDPVIFHEYAVDTAMACRDAGVKSVAVTAGYVCDAPRAEFFAHMDAANIDLKAFSPEFYRKLTGSEIGPVLDCIRYAVQETDCWVELTTLLIPGENDSAAELEALSAWVLETCGPDVPLHFSAFHPDHRMMHHPRTPVETLLNARGIAKAAGLHHVYIGNVHHKGAQSSYCSGCGAEVIGRDWYELSGWALDDHGACVVCGTGFPGRITGAPGTWGRKRRPLRMVEV; the protein is encoded by the coding sequence ATGCGGCTATCCTACGCCCGACCTGCCCGTTCGAAAACCCATGGGAGCGCCATGCACCCCGGCAAATTCGCTCAAATGCAAGAGGATGGCCGCCTGCGCTGTGAGCTGTGCCCGCGCTATTGCAGCCTGCGCGAGGGGCAGCGCGGCATGTGCTTTGTGCGGATGCGCCAGAACGACGGGATGGTGCTCGACACCTATGGCCGTTCAACCGGATTCTGCATCGATCCGATCGAGAAAAAACCGCTCAACCATTTTCACCCCGGCACGCCGGTGCTGAGCTTTGGCACGGCGGGGTGTAACCTGGCCTGCAAATTCTGCCAGAATCATGAAATTTCGAAAAGCCGCGAGGTGGACAGCCTCGCCCATGAGGCCTCGCCCGCGCGAATTGCCGAGGTGGCCCGGACCCAAGCATGCACCGCCGTGGCGTTTACCTATAATGATCCGGTGATCTTTCACGAATATGCGGTGGATACGGCAATGGCCTGCCGCGATGCGGGGGTGAAATCCGTTGCCGTCACGGCGGGCTATGTCTGCGATGCTCCGCGTGCGGAGTTCTTTGCGCATATGGATGCGGCGAATATCGACCTCAAGGCGTTCTCGCCTGAGTTTTATCGCAAGCTCACAGGCTCCGAGATCGGCCCGGTTCTGGACTGTATCCGCTATGCCGTGCAAGAAACCGATTGCTGGGTCGAGCTGACCACGCTCCTCATACCAGGCGAGAATGACAGCGCCGCCGAGCTGGAGGCACTGAGCGCTTGGGTGCTGGAGACCTGCGGACCAGACGTGCCACTGCATTTCTCGGCTTTTCACCCCGATCACCGGATGATGCACCACCCGCGCACACCCGTTGAAACCTTGCTAAACGCGCGCGGAATAGCGAAGGCGGCGGGGCTGCATCATGTCTATATCGGCAATGTGCACCACAAGGGGGCTCAGTCGAGCTATTGCTCGGGCTGCGGGGCGGAGGTGATCGGGCGCGACTGGTATGAGCTGTCGGGCTGGGCGCTTGACGATCACGGGGCCTGCGTGGTCTGCGGCACCGGTTTTCCCGGACGCATCACCGGCGCGCCCGGCACCTGGGGCAGAAAGCGGCGCCCCCTGCGGATGGTCGAGGTCTGA
- a CDS encoding FAS1-like dehydratase domain-containing protein produces MQISEDVIDPARAEAMMATLGQPRGFAAGEALPPFFHQLYFWEPKPPGALGRDGHPKLGGLIPDMGLPRRMWAGGRLEFETPLRAGQPAQRRSVCETAKRKTGRSGALGIVTLRHEIWQDGRRCLTDWQDLVYREDPDPAAPGPTAPVARTDEALSEARSFDATLLFRYSALTFNGHRIHYDRDYAREFEGYTGLVVHGPLLAQHLMLMAEARLGGLSRFSFRATSPLMDFETAEFCWKDGAGWVRGPDGRQCMVAEAG; encoded by the coding sequence ATGCAAATCTCCGAAGATGTGATTGATCCGGCACGGGCCGAGGCGATGATGGCGACGCTGGGCCAGCCGCGCGGTTTTGCGGCGGGCGAGGCGCTGCCGCCCTTTTTCCACCAACTGTATTTCTGGGAGCCAAAACCGCCCGGGGCATTGGGCCGCGACGGGCACCCGAAGCTTGGGGGGCTGATCCCCGATATGGGGCTGCCCCGGCGGATGTGGGCCGGGGGGCGGCTGGAGTTCGAGACCCCTTTGCGCGCGGGCCAACCCGCCCAGCGGCGCTCTGTCTGCGAGACGGCGAAGCGCAAGACCGGGCGAAGCGGGGCCCTGGGGATCGTCACACTCCGGCACGAGATCTGGCAGGACGGGCGGCGTTGCCTCACCGATTGGCAGGATCTGGTCTATCGCGAAGATCCCGACCCTGCCGCGCCCGGGCCCACCGCGCCTGTTGCGCGCACCGATGAGGCGCTGTCAGAGGCGCGCAGCTTTGACGCGACCTTGCTGTTTCGCTATTCGGCGCTGACCTTCAACGGCCATCGTATCCATTATGACCGCGACTATGCGCGTGAGTTTGAAGGCTATACCGGGCTGGTGGTGCATGGTCCTTTGCTGGCGCAGCACCTGATGCTGATGGCCGAGGCCAGGCTGGGCGGGCTTTCGCGCTTCAGCTTCCGGGCGACATCGCCGCTGATGGATTTCGAAACCGCTGAATTCTGCTGGAAGGATGGAGCGGGCTGGGTGCGGGGCCCGGATGGTCGGCAATGCATGGTGGCCGAGGCCGGGTAA
- the amrB gene encoding AmmeMemoRadiSam system protein B, translating to MTPPVKETPRSAVMAGRFFPAEPARLAQAVEDALPTLPLAGTAAPCAVISPHAGYRFSGHLAGAALAATASASPRSAVILSPSHRHGFAGLALPSASGYRMPGFDIKIDAAARAALVDAKLAHVEDAAHDQEHGIETQLPFLHHLHPDTEIIPVVIGRATADDVARLVDYLATRSEKPPLFVLSSDLSHFLTLDKARAHDAEAAKLIETGQSHKLTPAHACGSRAIKGFLASRFGQGMRLQRLGMANSHRATGDSSRTVGYGAWGLYDSTAEILAPPLRSAMLTAARQALRSYLAKGRMPEVRVASFAAELQTHAAAFVSLQSAGRLRGCIGSLAAHRPLIADVVENAIKAASQDPRFAPLTAEELDGVTLKIAVLSPARAMRFSSQDDLETQLTPGRDGLILTDGRHRGTFLPMVWDSLETPRAFVDGLKLKAGLPREHWSDTVQVHRFCAESFSEPDGV from the coding sequence ATGACACCCCCTGTGAAAGAGACCCCGCGCAGCGCCGTGATGGCAGGTCGGTTCTTCCCCGCCGAACCCGCCCGATTGGCGCAAGCGGTCGAGGATGCTTTGCCGACGCTGCCCTTGGCCGGGACAGCAGCACCCTGTGCGGTGATCTCGCCGCATGCGGGGTATCGGTTCTCGGGTCATCTGGCCGGGGCGGCGCTGGCGGCCACCGCATCCGCCAGCCCCCGCAGTGCCGTGATCCTGTCGCCCTCGCACCGGCATGGCTTTGCCGGTCTGGCTTTGCCCAGCGCCTCAGGCTACCGGATGCCGGGCTTTGACATAAAGATCGACGCCGCCGCCCGCGCGGCGCTTGTGGACGCAAAGCTTGCCCATGTCGAAGACGCGGCCCATGATCAGGAACATGGGATCGAGACGCAGCTTCCTTTCCTTCATCACCTGCATCCGGATACTGAAATCATTCCTGTGGTGATCGGTCGGGCCACGGCCGATGATGTTGCCCGCTTGGTCGACTACCTGGCCACCCGGTCTGAGAAGCCGCCGCTTTTCGTGTTGTCGAGCGACCTGAGCCATTTTCTCACCCTCGACAAGGCCAGGGCACATGATGCCGAGGCCGCGAAGCTGATCGAGACGGGGCAGAGCCACAAGCTCACCCCGGCACATGCCTGCGGGTCGCGGGCGATCAAGGGCTTTCTGGCCTCCCGCTTCGGTCAGGGCATGCGGCTGCAGCGGCTTGGCATGGCCAATTCCCACCGCGCCACAGGCGACAGCAGCCGAACGGTGGGCTACGGTGCCTGGGGACTTTACGACAGCACCGCTGAGATCTTGGCCCCGCCGCTGCGCAGTGCAATGCTGACCGCCGCGCGCCAGGCGTTGCGGTCATATCTCGCCAAAGGGCGGATGCCCGAGGTCCGGGTCGCAAGCTTTGCGGCGGAACTTCAGACCCATGCCGCCGCCTTTGTGTCCCTGCAAAGCGCCGGCAGGTTGCGCGGCTGTATCGGCTCGCTTGCCGCGCATCGCCCGCTGATTGCCGATGTGGTGGAAAACGCGATCAAGGCCGCCTCTCAGGATCCGCGCTTTGCGCCTCTGACGGCAGAGGAGCTGGACGGCGTGACACTCAAGATCGCGGTCCTGTCACCGGCGCGTGCGATGCGGTTTTCCAGTCAGGACGATCTGGAAACGCAGCTCACCCCGGGCCGCGACGGTCTGATCCTCACGGATGGGCGTCACCGCGGCACGTTTCTTCCGATGGTCTGGGACAGTCTTGAAACCCCACGCGCGTTTGTCGATGGGCTCAAGCTCAAGGCCGGTCTGCCGCGTGAACACTGGAGCGATACAGTGCAGGTGCACCGGTTCTGTGCCGAGAGTTTTTCCGAACCTGACGGCGTTTAA
- a CDS encoding VOC family protein, with amino-acid sequence MQPHVTSLDHLVLTVAEFDRTITFYRDVLGMELVTFGAPPRYALRFGVQKINLHLAGQELEPKERAPGPGTADLCFLTDTSLTDWQAHLTRQGIPVEDGPVPRTGAAGPIMSLYLRDPDGNLIEISQPA; translated from the coding sequence ATGCAACCGCATGTGACCTCACTCGACCATCTCGTGCTCACCGTGGCCGAGTTTGACCGGACAATCACCTTTTACCGCGATGTGCTTGGCATGGAGCTTGTCACCTTTGGCGCGCCTCCAAGATATGCGCTGCGCTTCGGCGTGCAGAAGATCAATCTGCATCTTGCCGGGCAGGAACTGGAGCCCAAGGAACGTGCGCCCGGGCCGGGCACGGCCGACCTGTGCTTTCTGACGGACACATCCCTCACGGACTGGCAGGCGCATCTGACCAGACAGGGGATTCCCGTCGAAGACGGCCCCGTGCCGCGCACCGGGGCCGCGGGGCCGATCATGTCGCTTTATCTGCGTGATCCCGATGGGAACCTGATCGAGATTTCCCAACCGGCTTAA